A single window of Candidatus Flexicrinis affinis DNA harbors:
- a CDS encoding LCP family protein, with the protein MRRLLRAAYRFGLPLAAAILLMFAVVAIVRTLIDQAGERSAYQQGAPTYAALGTPIAATATAIAPADTGFDRFGGVAIVMGALPDVAQLFATNTPRGEAPAMFATNTPETVVEPVVTLAPTEAPQAGPTATFAPLPTILFAPEPQDVQNAPTAIPTAFPLIDRRGQNLFNILLMGQDNEVTGDNLARTDTMIVVSINRDTNTVSMLSLPRDLYVYMPQVGMNRLNVAYGVGSALGWDGGPFFYMRQVILYNLGINVHYFAMVDLSNFAALIDSIGGVDIAVDCAIQDYQIYGAQVPADALLTDPEALQYTLPIGYYHMSGQEALWYARSRGNSDDFDRGRRQQAIIRAAFRAARDQGLLTDVGRLPGLIGDGLASVETDLRVEDVLGLIPTALQLDPDSIETFRLIRTYHTLPWQPPDGQFVQLPQPGPVFDLMTDFYTPPTGNQVALRQATIRVLNATDNPDWDKVGAARLGEVTLSAVAAGTTGDRDPARTVLIDYVGSERGGAAQQIMRALNLNVGAVVVQPDPNRSVDYEVIVGADFNPCGGAVLDPE; encoded by the coding sequence ATGCGTCGACTTCTACGCGCGGCCTACCGCTTTGGTCTGCCGCTTGCGGCCGCGATCCTGCTCATGTTTGCCGTCGTAGCGATTGTGCGCACGCTCATCGATCAGGCAGGTGAGCGCAGCGCATATCAACAGGGCGCGCCTACATACGCCGCACTCGGCACGCCGATAGCCGCAACCGCGACCGCGATTGCACCTGCGGACACGGGTTTCGACCGATTCGGCGGTGTGGCGATCGTGATGGGCGCATTGCCCGATGTCGCTCAGCTGTTCGCCACCAATACCCCGCGTGGTGAAGCACCGGCGATGTTTGCCACCAATACACCGGAAACGGTCGTTGAGCCCGTCGTCACGCTGGCACCGACCGAGGCCCCTCAGGCTGGACCTACGGCGACGTTCGCGCCGCTGCCGACAATTCTCTTCGCGCCGGAACCGCAGGATGTCCAAAACGCGCCAACAGCCATCCCGACCGCGTTTCCATTGATAGACCGACGCGGCCAGAATCTGTTCAATATTCTGCTCATGGGGCAGGACAACGAGGTGACAGGCGACAACTTGGCACGCACCGACACGATGATCGTCGTGTCGATCAACCGCGATACAAACACGGTGTCCATGCTGAGCTTGCCGCGCGATCTGTACGTCTACATGCCGCAAGTCGGGATGAACCGACTCAACGTGGCCTACGGCGTCGGCAGTGCGCTGGGTTGGGACGGCGGACCGTTCTTCTACATGCGGCAGGTGATCCTGTATAACCTCGGGATCAACGTTCACTACTTCGCGATGGTCGATCTGTCGAACTTTGCGGCGCTGATCGACTCGATCGGCGGGGTAGACATCGCCGTGGACTGCGCCATTCAGGACTATCAGATCTATGGGGCGCAAGTGCCGGCGGACGCGCTGCTCACCGACCCCGAGGCGCTGCAATACACGCTGCCGATCGGCTACTACCACATGAGCGGGCAGGAAGCGTTGTGGTACGCCCGGTCGCGCGGTAACAGCGACGACTTCGACCGTGGACGGCGCCAACAAGCGATCATTCGTGCGGCGTTCCGTGCCGCGCGCGATCAAGGCCTGTTGACCGACGTCGGGAGGCTTCCGGGCCTGATCGGCGACGGACTTGCCAGCGTCGAGACCGATCTCCGGGTCGAGGACGTGCTGGGCTTGATCCCGACGGCGCTGCAGCTAGACCCGGACAGCATCGAGACGTTCCGGCTGATTCGGACGTATCACACGCTGCCGTGGCAGCCACCTGACGGCCAGTTTGTACAACTGCCGCAGCCCGGTCCGGTGTTCGACCTGATGACTGACTTCTACACCCCACCGACCGGCAATCAGGTGGCGCTGCGTCAGGCGACGATCCGTGTGTTGAATGCGACCGACAACCCGGACTGGGACAAAGTTGGCGCGGCGCGCCTCGGCGAGGTGACGCTGTCAGCGGTGGCTGCCGGCACGACCGGCGATCGCGATCCGGCACGCACGGTTCTGATCGACTATGTTGGCAGTGAACGCGGCGGCGCGGCGCAGCAGATCATGCGCGCACTCAATCTGAATGTCGGTGCCGTTGTCGTGCAGCCCGACCCCAATCGGTCAGTGGATTACGAGGTCATCGTCGGCGCAGATTTCAACCCGTGCGGCGGCGCGGTGCTGGATCCGGAGTAA
- a CDS encoding NUDIX hydrolase, with product MTDPTRPRRIASLLRRAPWIIGVLYPFYQLTRPRVTMGVVGVLLDDVGRVLLAEHVYHPRLPWGLPGGAINRGEDPAAALQREMREELGIEVTVGVPLLVERTYLGHVDLAFLCHGHVEPSVSSPEILDFSWYRRGDVPPITNFQRRALDRAYKYFDSTVGVAYDL from the coding sequence ATGACTGACCCAACCCGTCCCCGCCGCATCGCCAGCTTGCTGCGCCGTGCGCCGTGGATCATCGGCGTTCTCTATCCGTTCTATCAACTGACGCGCCCGCGAGTGACGATGGGTGTGGTGGGTGTCCTACTGGATGACGTTGGACGCGTTCTGCTCGCCGAACATGTATATCACCCCCGCCTGCCGTGGGGATTGCCGGGAGGCGCCATCAACCGCGGCGAAGATCCGGCAGCAGCCCTCCAGCGCGAGATGCGCGAAGAGCTTGGGATTGAGGTCACAGTAGGCGTGCCGCTGCTGGTCGAACGCACATACCTCGGCCATGTCGATCTTGCCTTTCTGTGTCACGGCCACGTCGAGCCATCCGTCTCGAGTCCCGAAATTCTGGACTTCAGTTGGTACCGGCGCGGCGACGTTCCGCCAATAACGAACTTCCAGCGACGTGCGCTCGACCGTGCGTACAAGTACTTCGACTCGACTGTGGGAGTCGCGTATGACCTATAG
- a CDS encoding serine hydrolase — MTYSKRPNGRRRSRIPVLRILSLSMLIAGIALFGVELYGFSQRESLLADDVTVGGVPVGGLTVNEAFSRWEQVFNQPVVLLYGDAPPILLDPSTIDFRLNSNTMRANAQASTGDFWPRFIGYLTGTQVERQGASVPLLADYQEGLLRSVLEDIARRYDRAPGRPGYDIGTLTVFAGTPGSQLDIESAIDAIDAALRSPVERVVELPIGTSTANRPNLQLLRQLIIDYLDTQGFIYDSPTSIASIFILDLQTGEEVNILGDVAYSAASTMKLPILIDFYRSIDAPPSQEEAFIMANSLLCSRNSSSNLLMRLIGQNDILAGVRSVTNTAQFLGANNTYISAPFVEGVAGEQFGSTTAPRTEPNPSFNTDPDPFNQTTPEDLGTLLGLVYDCANYNSGLVSAYPGGEFTQIECRQMLELMSGNDIQRLIQAGLPPGTRVSHKNGWLTETVGDAGVVFPPNGRDYIFAMFIWEDTGFQNYERLWPLLEGVSRATWNYFSPEEPVLTTRTDIPVTAQDCEGNYLPPSPELTNLDDIDAWRLRP, encoded by the coding sequence ATGACCTATAGCAAACGTCCGAACGGCCGGCGCCGCTCCCGTATTCCCGTCCTGCGCATCCTTTCGTTGTCCATGCTCATCGCCGGTATTGCGCTGTTTGGGGTCGAGTTGTACGGTTTCAGCCAGCGTGAAAGCCTGCTGGCCGACGACGTCACGGTCGGCGGTGTTCCAGTCGGTGGCCTCACGGTCAACGAGGCGTTTTCACGCTGGGAACAGGTGTTCAATCAACCGGTCGTGCTGCTGTACGGCGACGCTCCGCCGATCCTGCTCGACCCCAGCACGATCGATTTCCGGCTTAACAGCAATACGATGCGCGCCAACGCGCAGGCTTCGACTGGAGATTTCTGGCCCCGATTCATCGGGTACCTGACAGGCACACAAGTTGAACGGCAGGGCGCATCCGTGCCGCTGCTCGCCGACTATCAGGAGGGGCTTCTGCGCAGCGTGCTCGAGGATATCGCGCGCCGGTACGATCGCGCCCCGGGCCGCCCAGGCTACGACATCGGCACGCTGACCGTATTCGCCGGTACGCCCGGGTCGCAGCTCGATATCGAGTCCGCAATCGACGCGATCGATGCCGCCTTGCGCAGCCCAGTGGAACGCGTCGTTGAGCTGCCGATAGGTACCAGCACCGCAAACCGCCCGAACCTTCAGCTGCTCCGTCAGTTGATTATCGACTACCTAGACACGCAGGGATTCATCTACGACAGCCCGACCAGTATTGCCAGTATTTTCATCCTCGATCTGCAGACCGGGGAAGAAGTCAACATCTTGGGTGATGTCGCATATTCTGCCGCCAGCACGATGAAGCTTCCGATACTCATCGACTTCTACCGGTCGATCGACGCGCCGCCCTCGCAAGAGGAGGCGTTCATCATGGCAAACTCGCTGCTGTGCAGCCGGAATTCATCGTCAAACCTGCTTATGCGGCTGATCGGACAGAACGACATCCTCGCGGGTGTCCGCAGTGTAACGAACACGGCGCAGTTCTTAGGCGCGAACAACACGTACATCAGCGCCCCGTTCGTCGAAGGCGTCGCTGGTGAGCAGTTCGGCAGCACGACGGCCCCGCGGACCGAACCGAACCCGAGCTTCAACACGGACCCCGATCCGTTCAATCAAACCACGCCCGAGGACTTAGGCACGCTGCTTGGGCTGGTGTACGACTGCGCGAACTACAATTCAGGCCTCGTGTCCGCTTACCCCGGCGGTGAATTCACCCAGATCGAGTGCCGACAGATGCTGGAGCTGATGAGCGGCAACGACATCCAGCGCTTGATTCAGGCGGGACTGCCGCCCGGAACGCGCGTGTCGCACAAGAACGGATGGCTGACCGAGACGGTCGGCGATGCAGGGGTCGTATTCCCGCCCAACGGGCGCGATTACATATTCGCGATGTTCATCTGGGAAGATACGGGGTTCCAGAACTACGAACGTCTGTGGCCGCTTCTCGAAGGCGTCAGCCGCGCGACATGGAACTACTTCAGCCCGGAAGAGCCGGTGCTCACCACCCGAACCGACATCCCGGTGACCGCTCAGGACTGCGAAGGCAACTACCTTCCGCCGTCGCCCGAGCTTACGAACTTGGACGACATCGACGCGTGGCGCCTGCGACCGTAG
- a CDS encoding ATP-binding protein: MDEHGWITIPALMDQVHEACGFVARVAARHGMDDEGVYRCQLSVEEICTNIVEHGYENVERTGKVEIWCFTHEETFIIEVIDDAPLFNPLARPEPDPSTPLFERTEGGWGIQFVRRFMDRVEYSSSDGRNHFRMEKRLS, encoded by the coding sequence TTGGACGAGCACGGCTGGATCACCATACCAGCACTCATGGATCAGGTACATGAAGCCTGCGGGTTCGTTGCGCGTGTAGCGGCGCGTCACGGCATGGACGACGAGGGTGTCTACCGCTGCCAGCTCTCGGTCGAAGAGATTTGCACCAACATCGTCGAACACGGCTACGAGAACGTCGAGCGCACCGGAAAGGTCGAAATCTGGTGTTTCACGCACGAAGAGACGTTCATCATCGAGGTGATCGACGATGCCCCGCTGTTCAATCCACTCGCTCGGCCGGAACCCGATCCCTCGACGCCTCTGTTTGAGCGCACGGAAGGGGGTTGGGGAATCCAGTTCGTACGCCGGTTTATGGATCGAGTCGAGTATTCCAGCTCCGATGGACGCAATCATTTCCGGATGGAGAAGCGGTTGAGTTAA
- a CDS encoding STAS domain-containing protein, producing MEIYSSDQGGVMVLVARGRIDSMSAAKLGQALSEQISGNVAHLVLDLAGVDYMSSAGLRELVNALKKVKRIGGDLRLSQPTRRVREVMEMAGLDTIFLIFETSVDAVESF from the coding sequence ATGGAAATCTACAGTTCCGATCAGGGCGGTGTGATGGTGTTGGTCGCGCGCGGACGAATCGACAGTATGTCGGCTGCGAAGCTCGGCCAAGCCCTGTCCGAACAGATTTCTGGCAACGTGGCGCATCTTGTGCTTGATCTCGCTGGCGTCGACTATATGAGCAGCGCCGGCCTTAGAGAACTCGTAAACGCGCTTAAAAAGGTCAAGCGGATTGGTGGCGATCTCCGGCTTTCGCAACCGACGCGACGCGTGCGCGAAGTCATGGAAATGGCTGGCCTCGATACAATCTTCTTGATCTTCGAGACGTCGGTTGATGCAGTCGAGAGCTTTTAG